TCTCCAATTGGGCAACGATGTACGAGGAGTTCGAGCGTGATCTCGGACTTGCAGGTGGGAACGCCATAGGCTCCAAAATCATCTCGAACCCCCGGTCAGATATCAAGGAGTTCCTGAGGTATGCTGCTATGTTAGGAATTGTCGGGATATTCATTCCACTGATGTTCCTTATAGTGTCTCCCGAATCACCGGCATGGACCCTTGATAGTAGTGCTGTCCTGTGGAGCCAGATAATAACACTTGCCGCGTCAGCAGTCCTATCAGGATTGCTTATTTGGTCTTTGTTTGGTTTCTTACGTAAAAGTATGACCTAATCAATATGATGACGGTCTCAACAGAACCCGATCTCTGTATCGGTCACGCCAGTGTTAACAGAATTCGCTCCGACATCAAAATATCAGAATTTCTTCCTTCTATATTGTCCACTCTCTGATACTCGATATTGGATAGGGAACGTTTCTATGGCACGCCATCAGGGAAGTTGCCCTTCGAGAAAGCCCAGTAAGTCGTCGATATCGTCACTCGACGCCGCAGACTGGCCGAAGAGACTCTTGAAGCGGTGGTCGAGACCGCCCTCCGCGATGAACTCCCGTGCGTCTTCGAGTTGCGCCTGCAAGGCGTCCGGGTTGCCACGGTGGAGGTGCGTTTCGACGATATCGAGGTCGATCTCCGGAACGGCAGCCAGCACGTCCGCGAGATCCGTCGGTCGTGCGCTGTGGAGTTTCGCAGCGACCAGAATTTCCCCATCCGCGGTGCGCGCCGTCGTCGATTTCGATCCACCGGAGATCGTTCGCTCGGTGCTGTGGTCACGGAGATACGCGAACGACCACTCCGCGTCGGTCTGCCGACAGCCGAGGCCGTTCACAAGCACGTCGACGCCGATGGGATGGACGAGGTCTTCTGAGCGCTCGAACAGTTCGATTTCACGATCGTAGATGGTCTCCTCTGGCGGGACTTCGAGGGTGTCCTGGCGCTCGAAGTGATGGGCTTCGAGAAACGCGACGACATCGTCGTATTCGTCGGGGGCGATGACGAGATCCAGATCAGTCGAGAAGCGCGTTTCGAACTGGCTGACAGCATACCCGCCGACGAGCACGAATTCGATGTCCGACGCCTGGAGGTCTTCGAGCACCTCGATCAGGGCCTCGCTGCGTTCTTCCTGGCTCATGCTGGCTCCATTCGGTAGTCCGCATCGCTATCGACCTCGTCGTACATGCGATCGAGCATGGACAGGGCCGACTGGAACGTGGCGTAGTGTTCCCGGGCGAATGCGACCGTCTCGTCCAGCGAGATGACCGGCCGACCGTCGACCTGCTCTGCCTTGATCAAGTCGCGAGGTTCGACGACGACCTGGAGTGGCCCGTCGATCTTCCCACGCGGTTGTCGCTCGCGAGAGACTGGAATATCGAACAGGTCGAAAAAGCGCTCCCACGCTTCGAGGTCGGATTCCTCGACGGCGATGAAGAGGGGGTAATCGTCCGGCTCACGCGCGACCTGGTAGCCGCCGCGTGTCCAGACGTACACCGCGTCAATCCCGGTGAACGCGAAGTCCATGCCCGCGAACTGCGGGAGGACGTACGCCTCGGAAATCGACGGTGGTGAGACGCCTGCCGAGGCCGCGAGCAACTGCAGTCCCGCGTCTCGGACAGTATCGTCAACGACAGTGAGTCCGTCGTCGTATGTGACGTAGCCCTCGGCTTCCAGCCGATCGACGATCCGCCGGATCGTCTCGCGGTTCTCGTCGATCTTCCGGGAGACGCCAACGATCGTATCGCCCGGATCGATCGCGAGCAACGTCTTCAGCTCCTTTTCGCCGCATGCAGTATACATCTGTCTTCTTATGATTGCACATAGTTGTGCAAGAGTAATGTATCTTATCGTCGGGCCGTGATTGGCCTTCATGTTTTGTCCAAGTATCGCTCTGTGCTACAGCAGTCACGACGGACTCGGTGACGCCACGCACCGATAGCGGCGATCCTGGGTGGACCCTTCGGCAGCGATCAGGTTGTACCGCACCATCTTCTTGAGATAGCTCCGGACGGTTCGATCGGATTTCGGAT
The Halorhabdus rudnickae DNA segment above includes these coding regions:
- a CDS encoding RNA polymerase subunit sigma-70, whose product is MYTACGEKELKTLLAIDPGDTIVGVSRKIDENRETIRRIVDRLEAEGYVTYDDGLTVVDDTVRDAGLQLLAASAGVSPPSISEAYVLPQFAGMDFAFTGIDAVYVWTRGGYQVAREPDDYPLFIAVEESDLEAWERFFDLFDIPVSRERQPRGKIDGPLQVVVEPRDLIKAEQVDGRPVISLDETVAFAREHYATFQSALSMLDRMYDEVDSDADYRMEPA